A stretch of the Uranotaenia lowii strain MFRU-FL chromosome 3, ASM2978415v1, whole genome shotgun sequence genome encodes the following:
- the LOC129751522 gene encoding ribosomal RNA small subunit methyltransferase NEP1, with protein sequence MGKKRKLTAEEEQDRQDYDLPAKHMNSSHIRSNERRLIVILEGAQLETVKVGPVFELLNCDDHLSILKRHNRDPGSCRPDITHQSLLMLMDSPLNRAGLLQVYVKTERNVLIEINPQTRIPRTFKRFAGLMVQLLHKFSIKASDSDKKLMRVIKNPITNHLPVGCRKLAMSFSATEVVHPRELVPKQDEPLALAIGAFAHGNLNLDYTEGVFSISNYPLSAALTCAKLCGAFEETWGVI encoded by the exons ATGGGTAAAAAACGAAAACTCACCGCCGAAGAAGAGCAGGACAGGCAAGACTATGATTTACCAGCTAAGCACATGAATAGCAGCCACATCCGGTCCAATGAACGACGTTTAATTGTTATCCTTGAAGGAGCTCAACTAGAAACTGTAAAG gttggtcccgtttttgaattattaaattgTGATGATCATCTGAGCATACTGAAAAGGCATAATCGCGATCCTGGCAGTTGCCGACCGGACATCACCCATCAATCTTTGCTTATGTTGATGGACTCCCCTTTGAATAGGGCAGGTTTACTGCAAGTGTACGTCAAAACGGAACGGAACGTGTTAATAGAAATCAACCCACAAACTCGTATACCCCGCACCTTCAAACGATTTGCTGGACTAATGG ttcAACTACTCCACAAATTTAGCATTAAAGCTAGTGACTCCGATAAGAAACTGATGCGCGTTATCAAGAATCCGATTACAAACCATTTACCGGTTGGATGTCGGAAGCTTGCCATGTCTTTCAGTGCAACTGAAGTGGTCCATCCGAGAGAGTTGGTACCGAAACAAGACGAACCGCTAGCATTGGCTATTGGAGCGTTTGCTCATGGAAATCTAAATCTCGATTACACCGAAGGTGTCTTTTCGATCAGCAATTACCCTTTATCGGCCGCCCTGACCTGTGCAAAACTTTGTGGAGCGTTCGAAGAAACTTGGGGagtgatatga